GCGGGAAATCGGGCTGTTGGTCGGCAACTGGCGCTGCGGACATGGCTAGCATGCCGAGGCGCGCCAGGAGGTCGAGCAGTACCGCTCCCCGAGCCGGGGTGGCGCAGTCCGCAAGGACGGCTTGTACCGTTTTCCCCTGGCCCAGCTGCTGCAGCAGGTCTACCTCTTCCGGCCCCATGTTGAGCAGGTTCACCAGGCGGAAGTACTCCGTTGTGCGTGCCGGGCACAGGGTGCCGTTGCTGGCGAGGTACGGGGCGAGATCGAAGGTGGCGGCGCCGGCGGCCTGGTGCAGAAGGCGCGGCACGGAAAGGGGCGTCAGGGGGAGTTCGATGCCGGTGAGGTCGGCGGTGAAGCGGGGGGACTGGTTCTGCAGCAGCGCCTCCACGAGGGCGCGGAACAGGAACAGGCGGGACTGCTCCTGCAGATCGTCGTAGCCGATCAAGCCGGCTTCCACCAGCGGCAAGCGTCCGGGGCGGGCCGGAGGGAACTCCGCCAGGTCGCTGCGCTGCAGGTGGTTGACCGAGACCAGGAACGGAACGAACCTTGGCGACGAGAAGCTGGCCGGCTCCCCGCCGACCACGAAGATCCTGGTCCCGCCACGCAGTTCGAGCATGCCGTTGGCGCCGCTACGGTAGAGTTCCAGGAGCAGCCGGCCGATGTCCCTGCGGGCGGGACCATCTTCCAAGGCCCCCTGCACGGCCTTCACTAAATCGTCCTTGCCGAACGGCTTTTCCAGGTATGCCTTTACCCCCAGCTTGGCCGCGGCGCGTGCGTAGGCTTCGCCGCGAAAGGCCCCGGTCATGATCACCACCGGTAGCTCCTTGAGTGCCGCGCTGCGGCGCACCCGCTGCAAGAGCTCGACGCCGTTCATCCCCGGCAGCTTCAGGTCCAGCACCAGGAGGTCGAAGCGCTGCCCCTGCAAGAGCGCGAGCGCGGCATCGCCGCTGCCGGCGCACTTCACCTGGTGCCCGCGCCCCTCCAGTACGGTGCGCAGCATTGCGGTGAGTTTCTCGTTGTCCTCCACCAGCAGAATGCTGCCCGTCATCTAGCTTCCTCCCTGCGCGGCCGCAGCAGGCGCCTTGAGATACTTTTGCACCGCCTGGTTATGGGACGAGAGGTCGTTGGAGAACTGGTGACTGCCGTCACCCCGCCCGACGAAATAGAGGTAGGACACGGCGGCCGGGTTGAGCACCGCCTCGATGGCGTCCTTGCCCGGATTACCGATCGGGCCCGGGGGGAGGGCCGGTATGAGGTACGTATTGTACGGGGTTGGTTTCAGGATGTCGTCCCGTCTCACCTTGCCGGCGAAAGCGCGCACCCCGTACAGCGCGGTGGGATCGCTCTGCAGTCGCATGCCGAGCCGCAAACGGTTCTGGAACACTGCGGCGATGAGCGGTTTCTCGGCGGGGAGCACCGCTTCCTTCTCGACCATGGAGGCGAGGGTGAGCAGCTTCTGCACCGGGACCCCTTTGGCCTTGGCCCGGCCGTCCACCGACTCCTTCAGGAAGGCCTGCTGCCGCTGCACCATTTCGCGCACGACATCCACCTCCGTCTTGCCTGGCAGGATGTTGTAGCTCCCGGGGAA
This window of the Geomonas agri genome carries:
- a CDS encoding response regulator, producing the protein MTGSILLVEDNEKLTAMLRTVLEGRGHQVKCAGSGDAALALLQGQRFDLLVLDLKLPGMNGVELLQRVRRSAALKELPVVIMTGAFRGEAYARAAAKLGVKAYLEKPFGKDDLVKAVQGALEDGPARRDIGRLLLELYRSGANGMLELRGGTRIFVVGGEPASFSSPRFVPFLVSVNHLQRSDLAEFPPARPGRLPLVEAGLIGYDDLQEQSRLFLFRALVEALLQNQSPRFTADLTGIELPLTPLSVPRLLHQAAGAATFDLAPYLASNGTLCPARTTEYFRLVNLLNMGPEEVDLLQQLGQGKTVQAVLADCATPARGAVLLDLLARLGMLAMSAAPVADQQPDFPQKLIFNRPIEEVEERRGEAVSFADLVDEVSESIELVIGKKGMAAPLSASEIDFEQEVQRDYAAIQNKNYYEIFGMTAGTFSFATLKDAYFAKTREYSPEKFMQLAGDTLGRAQDVLSHYANAYNTLSSVIAKERYDEMLNADTVGLGGKREDELQARIQFQSGKVFLEMEDFGNAERALQDAYTLNPNDAQTSAFLAWSIYKNPGNQRSQGALEKCRMLLSKSLQAERNADAFAFRGWMLLDEGRDGLAEGEFQKALKLNPHQSHAQGGMHLIKERREAEKKGLFKRIFG
- the mltG gene encoding endolytic transglycosylase MltG — protein: MVASSLKDIFRRQRKLCLALLLIVTLVPITRFSRFLLFPPGDGKRVEIVELGKGRPLKALASDLEARRILSSARLFTLYARLKGGDARLKAGYYQLDDGMRPSQILAKMINGDIYQRMFALPEGYSSYQVAEMLEKRGIFTKENFLAACRDTALLKDLGIDAASAEGYLFPGSYNILPGKTEVDVVREMVQRQQAFLKESVDGRAKAKGVPVQKLLTLASMVEKEAVLPAEKPLIAAVFQNRLRLGMRLQSDPTALYGVRAFAGKVRRDDILKPTPYNTYLIPALPPGPIGNPGKDAIEAVLNPAAVSYLYFVGRGDGSHQFSNDLSSHNQAVQKYLKAPAAAAQGGS